A region of Anolis sagrei isolate rAnoSag1 chromosome 2, rAnoSag1.mat, whole genome shotgun sequence DNA encodes the following proteins:
- the RHO gene encoding rhodopsin, with product MNGTEGQNFYVPMSNKTGVVRSPFEYPQYYLADPWQFSALAAYMFLLILLGFPINFLTLFVTIQHKKLRTPLNYILLNLAVANLFMVLMGFTTTMYTSMNGYFIFGTVGCNVEGFFATLGGEMALWSLVVLAVERYVVVCKPMSNFRFGETHALIGVSCTWIMALACAGPPLLGWSRYIPEGMQCSCGVDYYTPTPEVHNESFVIYMFLVHFVTPLTIIFFCYGRLVCTVKAAAAQQQESATTQKAEREVTRMVIIMVISFLVCWVPYASVAFYIFTHQGSDFGPVFMTIPAFFAKSSAIYNPVIYILMNKQFRNCMIMTLCCGKNPLADEDTSAGTKTETSTVSTSQVSPA from the exons ATGAATGGAACAGAAGGCCAAAATTTTTATGTTCCCATGTCCAACAAGACTGGTGTGGTTCGGAGTCCCTTTGAGTATCCTCAGTACTATTTGGCAGATCCTTGGCAGTTCTCTGCACTGGCAGCTTACATGTTTCTTCTGATTCTCCTGGGATTTCCTATCAACTTCCTCACTCTCTTTGTCACCATCCAGCACAAGAAACTCAGGACGCCCTTGAATTACATTCTTCTAAATCTTGCCGTAGCCAATCTCTTCATGGTCTTAATGGGCTTCACCACCACCATGTACACATCTATGAATGGATATTTCATTTTTGGGACAGTAGGATGCAACGTTGAAGGCTTCTTTGCCACTCTGGGAG gTGAGATGGCTTTATGGTCTCTGGTAGTGTTGGCTGTGGAAAGATATGTGGTGGTCTGCAAGCCCATGAGCAACTTCCGTTTTGGTGAGACTCATGCCCTCATTGGGGTGAGTTGCACTTGGATCATGGCCTTGGCCTGTGCTGGTCCGCCTCTCCTTGGATGGTCGAG GTACATCCCAGAAGGCATGCAATGCTCATGTGGAGTTGATTATTATACGCCAACCCCTGAAGTCCACAATGAGTCATTTGTCATCTACATGTTTTTGGTCCATTTTGTCACACCATTGACCATTATATTCTTTTGCTATGGACGCCTCGTCTGCACAGTGAAAGCG GCTGCGGCTCAGCAACAAGAGTCTGCCACCACCCAGAAAGCTGAGAGAGAAGTCACCCGCATGGTCATCATCATGGTCATTTCCTTCCTGGTTTGCTGGGTCCCTTACGCCAGTGTGGCATTCTACATCTTCACCCACCAAGGATCTGACTTTGGCCCTGTCTTTATGACCATCCCAGCTTTCTTTGCCAAGAGCTCAGCCATCTACAATCCTGTGATTTACATCTTAATGAACAAACAG TTCCGTAACTGTATGATCATGACCCTCTGCTGTGGAAAGAATCCTTTGGCCGATGAGGACACGTCTGCTGGCACAAAGACAGAGACATCCACAGTCTCTACGAGTCAGGTTTCTCCTGCCTga